In one Culex quinquefasciatus strain JHB chromosome 2, VPISU_Cqui_1.0_pri_paternal, whole genome shotgun sequence genomic region, the following are encoded:
- the LOC6043587 gene encoding protein PAT1 homolog 1, producing the protein MTDSFFGFDTHLPVEDDGGGGIGGGPDDSEEEYDALNDETFGQAREGDWEELHEDMVRLDQREGGDGDSGPDSDLHMNFSSVRIDNLELDESEARLQLDPSVWTMPSKPETPRPQLPHPAMQQHHPQSSLMAAMQHQQHHQRIGGGPGGPFVGLPPNFPLPNPAQMRICSVEEIEQNMIKQQAQHSMPPEVPQQLPPFHHPGMGLPRPPPGFPGMMNHQPPLTIPVNFPPPLNMVPPLPPLHLLQTNVPPPFPMNVPPPNFPGGESQRLVQEIQQNHPMMNQHRQHQQQGQNRYQQQHNNRQNYHQNQQQMQHHRDKLNQSGEYDEYANLMSERDKQWLLAFVLNAQYPPDAKPMWKFIPKHVYGLVFDNDTKYACVVSLLAYLSKPPAK; encoded by the exons ATGACGGATTCCTTCTTCGGGTTCGACACGCATCTTCCGGTGGAGGATGACGGAGGCGGGGGAATTGGGGGCGGTCCGGACGATTCGGAGGAGGAGTACGATGCGCTGAACGATGAGACGTTTGGGCAGGCACGGGAGGGGGACTGGGAGGAGCTGCACGAGGATATGGTCCGGTTGGATCAGCGGGAGGGTGGGGATGGCGATTCGGGGCCGGATTCGGACTTGCATATGAACTTTTCCAGCGTTCGGATTGACAACTTGGAGCTGGACGAGTCGGAGGCGAGGTTGCAGCTGGATCCGAGCGTGTGGACGATGCCGAGCAAGCCGGAGACGCCGCGGCCGCAGTTGCCACATCCGGCGATGCAGCAGCACCATCCGCAGAGTTCGTTGATGGCGGCGATGCAGCACCAGCAGCACCATCAGAGGATAGGCGGGGGACCAG GTGGCCCCTTTGTCGGTCTTCCGCCCAACTTCCCGCTGCCGAATCCGGCTCAGATGCGCATCTGTTCGGTGGAGGAGATCGAGCAGAACATGATCAAGCAGCAGGCGCAGCACTCGATGCCGCCGGAGGTTCCCCAGCAGCTGCCGCCGTTTCATCATCCGGGCATGGGACTGCCTCGTCCGCCACCCGGATTTCCCGGAATGATGAATCACCAGCCGCCGTTGACGATTCCGGTGAACTTTCCGCCGCCGTTGAACATGGTTCCCCCGTTGCCACCGTTGCACCTGCTCCAGACGAACGTTCCGCCGCCGTTTCCGATGAATGTGCCGCCGCCGAATTTCCCCGGAGGTGAGAGCCAACGGCTGGTTCAGGAGATTCAGCAAAACCATCCGATGATGAACCAGCACCGTCAACACCAGCAACAGGGTCAGAATCGCTACCAGCAGCAGCACAATAATCGGCAGAATTACCACCAGAACCAGCAGCAGATGCAGCATCACCGTGACAAGCTAAACCAGTCGGGTGAGTACGACGAGTACGCGAACCTGATGAGCGAACGGGACAAGCAGTGGCTGCTGGCCTTTGTACTTAACGCCCAATACCCACCTGATGCCAAACCCATGTGGAAGTTCATCCCTAAGCATGTGTATGGCCTGGTTTTTGACAACGATACAAAATACGCCTGCGTTGTAAGCCTCCTTGCATATTTATCTAAACCTCCCGCTAAGTAA